The following are from one region of the Candidatus Obscuribacterales bacterium genome:
- a CDS encoding patatin-like phospholipase family protein, producing the protein MNRRLVRFVAIIAAISSVSLMQLACAGQSIDPAGVPISDLRKIGNTPFLRSGPRVALVLGGGGTRGAAHVGALRALTRAGVQIDMIVGTSMGAIIGGLFSAGISPDSLQNMFEDGSLMRSVMNVPLTLSLATAPVRVLPRTVAHNQYDGLYNGAALRKYLDRIVPEYQHNIEHLRIPFAAVALNLVDGKPWVLNRGNLGYALQASSAVPGLREPVQIGNQLFVDGGVVDNIPVDVARAMGADIVIAVNVDERFGTVPLESFKAVGSVAKRLVTLQLASSDAVQLEKADFVIHPNVDGIGLISTKVKDARQAINAGEKAAWAVIPEIKERFRQLDVSSAGFRNSGIPSNY; encoded by the coding sequence TTGAATCGGCGCCTAGTCCGTTTTGTCGCTATCATTGCCGCAATTTCCTCAGTCAGCTTGATGCAACTTGCCTGTGCAGGACAATCAATTGATCCGGCAGGTGTTCCAATCTCAGACTTGCGGAAAATCGGTAATACGCCTTTCCTTCGCAGCGGACCAAGGGTCGCATTAGTGTTGGGAGGTGGTGGCACAAGGGGGGCGGCACATGTTGGCGCATTGCGTGCCCTGACGAGGGCTGGCGTTCAAATTGACATGATTGTCGGAACCAGTATGGGTGCAATAATTGGGGGGTTATTTAGTGCTGGAATAAGTCCCGACTCTCTACAAAACATGTTTGAAGACGGATCTCTAATGAGATCCGTCATGAATGTTCCTTTAACGCTGTCTCTAGCCACTGCACCTGTGCGCGTTTTGCCTCGCACTGTTGCTCACAACCAATACGACGGTCTCTACAATGGCGCTGCGTTAAGAAAATATTTGGACCGAATTGTGCCGGAGTACCAACACAATATCGAACATTTGAGAATTCCTTTTGCTGCCGTTGCGCTGAATCTCGTTGATGGCAAGCCTTGGGTGCTGAACCGGGGTAACCTTGGTTATGCCTTGCAGGCCAGCTCCGCGGTGCCAGGTTTGCGGGAACCGGTACAGATTGGCAATCAACTGTTCGTTGATGGCGGTGTTGTCGACAATATACCTGTTGATGTAGCCAGAGCGATGGGAGCTGATATAGTCATCGCAGTAAATGTCGATGAACGATTCGGCACGGTGCCGCTTGAGAGCTTCAAGGCAGTTGGCAGTGTGGCTAAGCGACTGGTAACCCTGCAACTTGCCTCGAGTGACGCGGTCCAGCTCGAGAAAGCAGATTTTGTCATTCACCCAAATGTTGATGGCATCGGTCTGATTTCTACAAAAGTCAAAGATGCCAGGCAAGCCATTAATGCAGGAGAGAAAGCCGCCTGGGCCGTTATACCTGAAATAAAGGAAAGGTTTCGGCAACTCGACGTCTCGTCCGCTGGATTTAGAAATTCTGGAATCCCGAGCAATTACTGA
- the murC gene encoding UDP-N-acetylmuramate--L-alanine ligase, producing MNVKSTTHLVEAQTLNLETITGCVHLVGIGGIGMSAIARLLLAKGIKVSGSDKEKSAITDELEKLGARICLGHKAENIDGVDLVVVSTAINTENPELSLALKKNLPVWHRSKLLAYLGKDSRVIAISGTHGKTSTTGMVAQVLLHGKLDPTVVVGGIFSKIGSNACLGKGDYLVEECDESDGTHAKTDSYLSLITNIEADHLENYPGGIEQIREEMVTFANKSSFATILCQDDAGCRLIRDRINGKVITYGSAKFSRDADYRYESLPGFGLKVWHKSKELGEINLQVPGEHNKLNALSAVVVGNELGIPFALIAEALGSFTGVGRRFQIIGSTNEVIVIDDYAHHPTEVVATLQAARSYKLLAHQNAAPKGRIVAVFQPHQPGRLRDFWNEFCQAFEFADLVLISDVYIARGGAIEGINSEKLAASITHPHVFYLPGATNSLAQQIVPHLMPGDLVITMGAGDITKVGSEILALARQGLVHGRSN from the coding sequence GTGAACGTCAAATCGACTACGCACTTGGTTGAAGCTCAAACCCTGAATTTGGAAACAATCACCGGCTGTGTCCACCTGGTTGGCATAGGCGGCATAGGCATGTCGGCAATAGCGCGCCTGCTCCTGGCTAAAGGAATAAAAGTATCCGGCTCGGACAAAGAAAAAAGTGCGATTACCGACGAACTGGAAAAGCTCGGTGCCCGTATTTGCCTTGGGCACAAGGCAGAAAATATCGACGGCGTTGATCTTGTTGTTGTCTCAACTGCCATCAACACAGAAAATCCGGAATTGTCCCTTGCCCTCAAAAAGAATCTTCCTGTTTGGCACCGCTCGAAGCTGCTTGCTTATCTAGGCAAAGACAGCCGCGTCATCGCCATCTCCGGCACTCACGGTAAAACAAGCACTACAGGCATGGTCGCTCAAGTGCTTCTCCATGGAAAGCTTGATCCTACTGTTGTCGTCGGCGGCATTTTTTCCAAGATTGGTTCAAACGCTTGCTTAGGCAAGGGTGATTATCTGGTTGAAGAATGCGACGAATCAGATGGCACGCACGCAAAGACAGATTCATATCTTTCCCTCATCACAAACATCGAAGCCGATCATTTGGAAAACTATCCTGGCGGAATAGAACAAATCCGTGAGGAAATGGTGACCTTCGCCAACAAAAGTAGTTTCGCCACAATACTCTGCCAGGATGATGCCGGGTGTCGCCTTATTCGCGACCGCATCAACGGCAAAGTAATTACTTACGGTAGCGCTAAATTCTCTCGTGATGCAGACTACCGCTATGAGAGCCTGCCTGGATTTGGTCTCAAGGTTTGGCACAAATCAAAAGAACTTGGCGAAATAAATCTGCAAGTGCCTGGCGAACACAACAAACTAAACGCACTTTCTGCAGTGGTTGTCGGTAATGAATTAGGCATTCCTTTTGCATTGATTGCAGAAGCGCTGGGAAGCTTTACCGGTGTCGGCAGAAGATTTCAGATAATCGGCTCGACAAACGAAGTAATCGTCATAGACGACTACGCCCATCACCCAACAGAAGTTGTGGCAACTCTACAAGCAGCTCGCTCGTACAAATTATTGGCACACCAAAATGCTGCACCAAAAGGACGTATCGTCGCTGTCTTCCAGCCGCACCAGCCAGGACGTCTTCGCGATTTCTGGAATGAGTTTTGTCAGGCATTTGAATTTGCCGACCTGGTCTTGATATCTGATGTTTACATTGCACGTGGCGGAGCCATTGAAGGTATCAACTCTGAAAAGCTTGCAGCATCAATAACACATCCTCATGTCTTCTACCTGCCAGGGGCAACAAATAGCCTTGCTCAACAAATTGTTCCTCATCTTATGCCTGGAGATTTGGTAATAACCATGGGCGCCGGTGATATAACTAAGGTGGGTTCCGAGATCCTGGCACTGGCCAGGCAGGGTCTTGTTCATGGAAGAAGTAACTAA
- a CDS encoding PAS domain S-box protein — MFLKDHFDDSRQLTLMFQAVEAARNGVVITDPNRADNPIIYTNPAFTEITGYQAEEILGRNCRFLQADDRNQPALNEIRLALEQARPVSAVLRNYRKDGKRFFNELTISPVRDSENRLVAFVGIQHDITRRVEAEERISDFYSVVSHELRTPIAKIKSSLSVIADGEAGPINESVKRFISISANAADSLWRLIENILDFKKLESGKFRFLCQRLSLAQLVDSTVAEFQPVAETASITICCQCQVNPTVNADGQRIVQVLENLLSNAVKFSEPGAQVDVRLTSHDKWARVEVTDFGPGIADSDINKLFDKFQQLESPDSRSRGGTGLGLAVCKAIVEAHGGKVGVFSRLGEGSTFWFELEQLT; from the coding sequence ATGTTTCTCAAAGATCACTTTGATGATTCCCGCCAGCTGACCTTGATGTTTCAGGCTGTAGAGGCAGCGCGCAATGGCGTGGTTATTACCGATCCTAATCGTGCAGACAACCCGATTATTTATACAAACCCTGCTTTTACCGAAATTACCGGTTACCAAGCTGAGGAAATATTAGGACGCAATTGCCGCTTCTTGCAGGCAGATGACAGAAATCAACCTGCGCTAAATGAAATCCGCCTGGCTCTAGAACAGGCACGACCGGTCTCTGCGGTTTTGCGCAATTACAGAAAGGATGGTAAGAGATTTTTCAATGAGCTGACAATTTCACCGGTGCGTGATAGCGAAAATAGGTTGGTTGCTTTTGTCGGTATTCAGCATGACATTACGCGACGCGTTGAAGCAGAGGAGAGGATTTCCGATTTTTATTCTGTTGTTTCACATGAGTTGCGAACGCCTATTGCTAAAATCAAAAGTTCGCTGTCGGTTATCGCCGACGGTGAAGCAGGTCCAATAAATGAGTCGGTAAAACGGTTCATCAGCATTTCAGCAAATGCGGCTGATAGCCTCTGGAGATTGATTGAAAATATTTTGGATTTCAAAAAATTGGAATCCGGCAAATTTCGCTTCTTGTGTCAGCGCTTGTCGCTGGCGCAATTGGTTGACAGTACAGTAGCGGAGTTTCAGCCGGTTGCTGAAACTGCATCAATTACCATTTGTTGTCAGTGCCAGGTAAATCCGACAGTAAACGCCGACGGGCAACGGATAGTTCAAGTGTTGGAGAATTTGCTAAGTAATGCCGTGAAATTTTCAGAACCGGGTGCTCAGGTCGATGTCAGGTTGACTTCGCATGATAAATGGGCGCGTGTGGAAGTGACTGATTTTGGTCCGGGAATAGCAGATTCAGATATAAATAAACTTTTCGACAAGTTTCAACAACTAGAATCTCCCGATAGCCGGAGCCGTGGTGGCACCGGTTTGGGACTGGCTGTTTGTAAGGCAATAGTGGAAGCTCATGGTGGCAAAGTCGGTGTTTTCAGCAGGCTGGGCGAAGGAAGTACTTTTTGGTTCGAATTGGAACAACTGACATGA
- a CDS encoding serine/threonine protein kinase: MPSDPPPQSERGMPDGKRRRSVSEAGATINWFERYKFRQPLGQGGMGTVYLAEDKTEGNRQCVIKQLTNKYADPAVHQEAIRLFKREVAILRNLNHPGIVRVFDDHATDDGRYFLVMDLVPGNNLEVMLKTGGPFDSNHVTWIAIQCAEILEYLHRQEPPIIYRDLKPSNLMLTPEGKVVFVDFGIARTFMPKEAATRVVTAGYSPPEQYLGKPEVRSDLYSLGQTMGHLLTGMRPKPLSSYAPLHLNQKVNRRLDALVRQLTTYEPNMRPESATIVKYELHQIYKEMHPEYVIPPIEINAAPDTQAKTHTASDAANTSFTDFQDPSAKPKIWKKIRGWLGI, from the coding sequence GTGCCTTCGGATCCTCCGCCGCAGAGCGAACGCGGTATGCCGGACGGCAAGCGGAGGCGAAGCGTGAGCGAAGCCGGAGCGACTATAAACTGGTTTGAACGATACAAGTTTCGCCAGCCTTTGGGGCAAGGCGGTATGGGTACTGTATATCTTGCCGAGGATAAGACCGAAGGCAATAGGCAATGTGTCATCAAGCAGCTGACTAACAAATACGCCGACCCTGCGGTCCACCAGGAGGCTATAAGGCTGTTTAAAAGGGAAGTGGCTATCCTGCGCAACTTAAATCACCCCGGCATTGTAAGGGTGTTTGACGACCATGCTACTGACGATGGGCGTTACTTCCTAGTAATGGATTTGGTTCCGGGCAATAACCTGGAAGTGATGCTTAAGACAGGTGGTCCTTTTGATTCCAATCACGTCACATGGATTGCTATTCAATGTGCGGAGATTCTTGAGTATTTGCACAGGCAAGAACCACCGATTATTTATCGTGATTTGAAGCCGAGTAATCTTATGCTTACGCCAGAGGGAAAAGTTGTTTTTGTAGACTTTGGTATTGCAAGAACATTTATGCCCAAAGAAGCTGCTACGCGAGTGGTGACTGCGGGATACTCACCGCCGGAGCAGTACTTAGGCAAACCAGAAGTACGTTCGGATTTGTATTCGCTGGGACAAACTATGGGGCATTTGCTAACTGGCATGAGACCCAAGCCACTATCAAGCTATGCACCGTTGCATTTAAATCAGAAGGTCAATCGCCGTCTTGATGCTTTGGTTAGGCAGTTGACGACTTACGAGCCAAACATGCGTCCGGAGTCAGCTACCATTGTTAAGTACGAGCTTCATCAGATTTATAAGGAAATGCATCCGGAATATGTCATTCCGCCTATAGAAATAAATGCCGCTCCGGATACGCAAGCGAAGACGCACACTGCAAGTGATGCAGCCAATACATCCTTTACCGATTTCCAAGATCCTTCTGCCAAGCCAAAAATCTGGAAAAAAATTCGTGGTTGGCTAGGAATTTAG
- a CDS encoding single-stranded DNA-binding protein: MSLASVSIVGNLVRAPEQMCFPSGRVKTTMVVAINNRQKAKNNSKPTETTDFYKVETWGKLAELSSKFLAKGYQVTVTGRLVMDHWTDRHGKSRVTPVVEATQVAFPPKLRVLDTPAGTSADTTQTVNPIGGELVMSDEDDEIEYEDDEDEDDDDDDYSGGYPNSKSSYKAAPQRGGPKSKIHAKLA; this comes from the coding sequence ATGAGCTTAGCCAGTGTTTCAATCGTGGGGAATTTGGTCCGTGCGCCGGAGCAAATGTGCTTTCCATCCGGTCGCGTTAAAACAACAATGGTGGTTGCCATCAACAATCGCCAAAAGGCCAAAAATAACAGCAAGCCAACTGAAACCACAGACTTTTACAAAGTAGAGACCTGGGGCAAGTTAGCGGAACTGTCATCCAAATTCCTCGCCAAAGGCTATCAGGTGACCGTCACCGGTCGTTTGGTAATGGACCATTGGACAGACAGACACGGTAAATCCCGCGTCACTCCAGTCGTCGAGGCAACCCAAGTTGCTTTTCCACCAAAACTTCGCGTCTTAGACACACCGGCGGGAACTTCTGCCGATACAACACAGACTGTAAATCCAATAGGAGGTGAATTAGTCATGTCAGATGAAGATGATGAAATCGAATACGAAGATGACGAAGATGAGGACGACGACGATGATGACTACTCAGGTGGTTATCCCAATTCGAAGTCAAGCTATAAAGCTGCTCCTCAGCGTGGAGGACCAAAATCAAAAATCCACGCAAAGTTGGCATGA
- the murB gene encoding UDP-N-acetylmuramate dehydrogenase yields the protein MEEVTNAPLYRFTTLKIGGEAGRLCNPSSIEETIELLDRLRKTGEPWHVIGGGSNLLVSSEGVEGTVIRTALITEIKQLDDTLIEAGAGARLPHLAKHAAKLGLSGLEFAVGIPGTVGGAVVMNAGAHGSCTANILESVTVFDTKKWQLVTLSNADLNFAYRKSEIDPESQIVLSARFRLPKGEAAAIIEQTQHNEDYRWKTQPLSWPNGGSTFTNPLPDKTAGYLLEQVGAKEFREGAAAVSEIHANFIINLGGATSKEVTNLLMRMQDSVYNKFDIRLHPEWKRLGKFTKQELGIWNGTH from the coding sequence ATGGAAGAAGTAACTAACGCACCGCTATACCGCTTTACGACACTAAAAATTGGTGGCGAAGCTGGGCGCCTGTGCAATCCCTCAAGCATTGAAGAAACAATTGAATTGCTTGATCGCTTGCGCAAAACAGGCGAACCCTGGCACGTAATTGGCGGCGGCTCCAACTTACTAGTCTCATCCGAGGGTGTTGAAGGTACTGTCATTCGCACAGCACTTATCACCGAAATAAAACAGCTTGACGATACTCTTATTGAAGCCGGGGCGGGCGCAAGACTACCGCACTTAGCAAAGCATGCAGCAAAGCTTGGACTGTCAGGTCTGGAATTTGCCGTAGGCATCCCCGGCACCGTCGGCGGCGCTGTCGTCATGAATGCTGGAGCTCATGGAAGTTGCACAGCGAATATACTTGAGTCAGTGACTGTTTTCGATACTAAGAAATGGCAGCTGGTCACATTGAGCAATGCCGACTTGAATTTTGCCTATCGCAAATCTGAGATTGATCCTGAGTCGCAAATTGTATTGTCCGCACGTTTTCGCCTACCAAAAGGTGAAGCAGCGGCCATTATTGAACAGACTCAACACAACGAAGATTACCGATGGAAAACGCAACCTCTTTCGTGGCCAAACGGTGGAAGCACATTCACTAATCCGCTTCCAGACAAAACTGCCGGCTACCTATTGGAACAAGTAGGCGCAAAGGAATTCCGCGAAGGTGCAGCTGCTGTCTCGGAAATCCATGCCAACTTCATCATCAACCTAGGCGGAGCAACATCAAAAGAAGTAACTAATTTACTCATGCGCATGCAAGACTCCGTATACAATAAATTCGACATTCGCCTGCATCCTGAATGGAAGCGCTTGGGCAAATTCACTAAACAAGAACTTGGCATTTGGAACGGTACACACTAA
- the ddlA gene encoding D-alanine--D-alanine ligase yields the protein MSKLRVAVLFGGRSAEHEVSLQSAKSIIEALDKNKYEVVLIGINKEGQWFLNESSHFLLNADNPKLIKLNGANKAVTLVPYQKDQPLIGIGDETAKAVDVVFPVLHGPYGEDGTIQGLLKLANIPYVGPDVLGSAIGMDKDVTKRLLRDAGIPIGKFLTFTKSQADSLHFQDIVKDLGLPLFIKPANLGSSVGVHKVKTEDQFKLAVKDAWSYDNKIIIEEFIKGREIECSVLGNSDPIASLPGEVIPQTDFYSYEAKYIDEKGAILKIPAELPPEIVKKVQKLTVETFKALCCEGMSRVDFFLTEDNRLLVNEINTIPGFTKVSQYPKLWEATGIPYSELLDMLIQLALERAKRDNKQIAVKA from the coding sequence ATGAGCAAGTTGCGAGTGGCGGTATTATTCGGTGGCAGATCTGCAGAGCACGAAGTATCTTTGCAGTCAGCAAAGAGCATCATTGAAGCACTCGACAAAAACAAATACGAAGTTGTCCTCATTGGCATTAACAAAGAAGGACAATGGTTTCTCAATGAAAGCTCGCATTTTCTCTTGAATGCCGACAATCCAAAACTGATCAAACTAAATGGCGCCAACAAAGCTGTCACTCTTGTTCCTTATCAAAAAGATCAGCCGTTAATTGGCATAGGCGACGAAACAGCCAAAGCAGTTGATGTTGTCTTCCCAGTTTTGCACGGACCCTATGGCGAAGACGGCACTATTCAAGGACTACTCAAACTAGCGAATATTCCTTATGTCGGTCCGGATGTCTTAGGCTCAGCAATAGGCATGGACAAAGACGTCACCAAGCGCTTGTTGCGTGACGCTGGAATTCCAATCGGCAAATTCCTGACTTTCACGAAATCACAAGCTGATTCCCTACATTTCCAAGACATCGTCAAAGATCTTGGTCTGCCGCTATTCATCAAACCGGCAAATCTCGGCTCCTCCGTCGGAGTGCACAAAGTAAAGACAGAAGACCAATTCAAGCTCGCAGTAAAAGATGCGTGGAGCTACGATAACAAAATAATCATCGAAGAATTCATCAAGGGTCGTGAAATAGAGTGCTCCGTACTGGGCAACAGCGACCCAATCGCTTCATTGCCTGGAGAAGTAATTCCACAAACGGACTTCTATTCTTACGAAGCTAAATACATTGACGAAAAAGGTGCCATTCTAAAAATTCCAGCCGAGCTCCCACCAGAGATAGTCAAGAAAGTTCAGAAGCTGACTGTTGAGACCTTCAAGGCATTGTGCTGCGAAGGAATGTCGCGTGTAGACTTCTTCCTCACAGAAGACAATCGCTTGCTGGTCAATGAAATCAACACAATCCCAGGCTTCACCAAAGTAAGTCAGTATCCCAAGCTCTGGGAAGCAACAGGAATTCCATACAGCGAACTTCTGGACATGCTTATTCAACTTGCCCTTGAACGCGCCAAAAGAGACAACAAGCAAATTGCTGTCAAAGCCTGA
- a CDS encoding NAD(P)H-binding protein: protein MDKSKTVLVIGATGYIGARLVPRLLNAGYRVRAASRSLDKLLRCTWAGHENLELVSCDVMNLQELNQAMHGCELAYYFVHSMNSQHRNFAEADRRAAHNMVAAAQTADIKRIIYLGGLGDRNDNLSEHLRSRDEVLQILRSGPISVTALRAAMIIGSGSASFEILRHLVERLPLMITPAWVRTPCQPIAVRNVLNYLIGCLEQDDTTGQVFDIGGPDVFSYQRLMDIYAEEAGLQKRYVIPVPFFTPRLSSYWIHLVTPVPACIARPLTEGLRNPVVCKENRLKELVRQDLLNCRTAIRLALNCLQHQQVESHWNGVDAIRPAEWRYAEDPRWVGGSVFAKAELPLIKNIPQREDCLSKK from the coding sequence ATGGATAAGTCCAAGACCGTTTTGGTAATTGGTGCTACAGGTTATATAGGGGCGCGTTTGGTGCCTCGATTGCTCAATGCCGGTTACAGAGTAAGGGCCGCGTCGCGCTCTCTGGACAAGCTGTTGCGATGCACCTGGGCAGGTCATGAAAATCTTGAACTTGTGTCCTGTGACGTGATGAACCTGCAAGAATTGAATCAGGCAATGCATGGCTGCGAGCTTGCTTACTACTTTGTACATTCCATGAATTCACAGCATAGAAATTTTGCGGAGGCAGATCGCCGTGCTGCCCACAATATGGTAGCTGCAGCACAAACAGCCGATATAAAACGGATTATATATTTAGGTGGCTTGGGTGATAGAAACGATAATTTGAGCGAACACTTGCGCTCTCGCGATGAGGTGTTGCAAATCCTGCGTAGTGGTCCTATCTCTGTAACTGCACTCAGGGCTGCAATGATAATTGGCTCCGGAAGCGCTTCCTTTGAGATCCTACGTCATCTTGTAGAGCGGTTGCCATTGATGATAACGCCAGCTTGGGTGCGTACGCCCTGCCAGCCAATTGCTGTCCGCAACGTGCTCAATTATCTAATTGGTTGCTTGGAACAAGATGACACCACTGGACAAGTTTTTGATATTGGAGGACCGGATGTTTTCAGTTACCAGCGCTTAATGGACATTTATGCAGAAGAAGCCGGACTTCAAAAGCGGTATGTGATACCTGTTCCCTTCTTTACGCCGAGGTTGAGTTCATATTGGATTCATCTTGTCACACCTGTGCCTGCTTGTATTGCCCGTCCCCTAACTGAAGGATTACGAAACCCTGTAGTATGCAAGGAAAATCGTTTAAAAGAATTAGTTCGACAAGATTTACTTAATTGTCGCACTGCGATAAGACTTGCTCTCAATTGTTTGCAGCATCAGCAAGTCGAAAGTCACTGGAACGGTGTCGATGCTATTCGACCTGCTGAATGGCGTTATGCCGAAGATCCTCGCTGGGTTGGTGGCAGTGTTTTTGCTAAAGCAGAATTGCCGTTGATCAAGAACATTCCTCAGCGTGAGGATTGTTTATCTAAGAAGTGA
- a CDS encoding response regulator transcription factor: MSKVLLVEDDCELSEILELTLANRGFLVQSVRDGQAALDLLRVNKYDAIILDWMMPGLSGVDVCRRLRAHGNSTPILMLTARTSDEDIEAGLDVGADDYLTKPFENKILAARLRALLRRPPVCLDPVMTIGDITWNPATRMASRSGKELHLRPMVAKLFEFLIRHQGQFFTADALLKRVWHDEALVSLETVKTHIKLLRRAIDVQGSPSLIESERHRGYRLSAPE; this comes from the coding sequence ATGTCTAAAGTTCTATTAGTTGAAGATGACTGCGAGTTATCGGAAATACTTGAACTTACTTTGGCTAATCGCGGCTTTCTTGTGCAGTCGGTAAGAGACGGACAAGCAGCGCTTGATCTACTAAGAGTAAATAAATACGACGCAATCATTTTGGATTGGATGATGCCCGGACTTAGTGGGGTTGATGTTTGCCGTCGATTGAGAGCTCACGGCAACTCGACACCTATTCTTATGCTGACAGCAAGGACCTCTGATGAAGATATTGAAGCAGGTCTGGATGTAGGCGCCGATGATTATTTAACTAAACCATTTGAGAACAAAATTCTTGCCGCTAGACTTCGTGCGCTTCTTCGCCGGCCGCCGGTTTGTCTAGACCCTGTTATGACGATTGGTGACATAACTTGGAACCCGGCTACTCGAATGGCTTCGCGTTCGGGAAAGGAGTTGCACTTGCGACCAATGGTGGCTAAGCTGTTTGAATTCCTCATCAGACATCAGGGGCAATTTTTTACAGCCGACGCTTTGTTGAAGCGGGTATGGCACGACGAGGCTCTAGTTTCGCTCGAGACAGTGAAGACGCATATAAAGTTATTACGAAGAGCCATAGATGTACAAGGCTCGCCATCTCTTATTGAATCGGAAAGGCATAGGGGATATCGACTTAGTGCGCCTGAGTGA
- a CDS encoding DNA photolyase family protein, which yields MSSVSIVWFRLDLRLSDNPALTAAALVSRHVIPVYIHAPKEDGSWSAGAASCWWLHQSLSSLDRELRKLGSRLIICNGDSIASLLSIIKITGADSVFYNRLYAPYAWARDIKVEAVLRSRGVSVESFNSSLLHEPHMVRTQSGNPFRVFTQFWNNLIAGSERSLPIGAPQRLSFPEIEIASLPLEALELEPRINWTSGMSSTWKPGETGAFLRLVNFTSKGLSHYATGRNRPDQDGVSMMSPHLHFGEIGPRQIWHAITVAGKHLQAKINVATYLKELGWREFAHHVLFNFPETSELPLRRQFQDFPWCDNDHAFERWKYGQTGFPIVDAGMRQLWKIGWMHNRVRMIVASFLTKDLLVSWKHGAQWFWDTLVDADLASNTFGWQWTAGCGADAAPYFRIFNPVLQGEKFDPKGAYVRQWLPELSRLPDEWIHRPWLAPKHELERAGVKLGSTYPKNIIDHAWARNRALAAFAEVKG from the coding sequence ATGTCCTCTGTAAGTATAGTTTGGTTTAGGCTTGATCTAAGGCTTTCGGATAATCCGGCGCTGACTGCAGCTGCTTTGGTCTCACGTCATGTGATACCGGTATATATTCACGCGCCGAAAGAGGATGGTAGTTGGTCCGCCGGAGCCGCCAGTTGCTGGTGGCTGCACCAATCCCTGTCGAGTTTGGATCGGGAGCTTAGAAAATTGGGTTCGAGACTGATTATTTGCAACGGTGATTCTATTGCCTCGCTACTTTCCATCATCAAGATAACCGGGGCTGACTCAGTATTCTATAACAGGCTCTATGCCCCATATGCATGGGCCCGTGACATCAAGGTCGAGGCTGTTCTGCGCAGTCGTGGTGTATCAGTTGAGTCATTCAACAGCAGCTTGTTGCATGAACCACATATGGTGCGCACTCAGAGCGGAAATCCTTTTCGCGTATTTACTCAATTCTGGAATAATTTGATTGCCGGAAGTGAACGGTCACTCCCTATTGGCGCCCCGCAGCGACTTTCATTTCCTGAAATTGAAATTGCGTCGCTGCCACTGGAAGCACTTGAACTGGAGCCTCGAATTAATTGGACCTCCGGAATGAGTTCAACATGGAAACCGGGTGAAACAGGGGCTTTTTTGAGGTTAGTCAATTTCACGAGCAAAGGATTAAGTCATTACGCCACAGGAAGAAACAGACCAGACCAAGACGGCGTCTCAATGATGTCGCCGCATTTACATTTCGGCGAAATTGGTCCACGGCAAATATGGCACGCAATTACCGTAGCTGGAAAACATCTTCAGGCAAAAATAAATGTGGCAACGTATTTAAAAGAATTAGGTTGGCGGGAATTTGCTCATCATGTGCTCTTTAATTTTCCGGAAACCAGCGAGTTGCCACTGCGCCGACAGTTTCAAGATTTTCCTTGGTGCGACAATGATCACGCTTTTGAGCGTTGGAAGTACGGACAGACTGGCTTTCCAATCGTTGATGCCGGCATGCGGCAGCTTTGGAAAATTGGCTGGATGCATAATCGCGTACGCATGATTGTCGCCTCTTTTTTGACCAAAGACCTGCTAGTGTCCTGGAAGCACGGCGCCCAGTGGTTCTGGGACACTCTGGTCGATGCCGATTTGGCAAGTAACACCTTTGGCTGGCAATGGACAGCGGGCTGTGGTGCTGATGCCGCGCCATATTTCAGAATTTTTAATCCTGTTTTGCAAGGGGAAAAATTTGATCCCAAAGGTGCCTACGTGCGTCAATGGCTGCCCGAATTATCCAGGCTACCGGATGAATGGATTCATCGGCCCTGGTTGGCGCCGAAACACGAATTGGAGAGAGCCGGTGTCAAATTAGGAAGCACATATCCCAAAAATATAATTGATCATGCCTGGGCTCGCAACCGAGCACTGGCTGCTTTTGCGGAGGTTAAAGGGTAG
- the rpsT gene encoding 30S ribosomal protein S20, protein MPRIKSAKKRVEVAERNRERNRSWKAAVRTAATQVEKSADDKKAGQTALTSAYSVIDRAVSKGILHKNTAARKKSQLAKKIAP, encoded by the coding sequence GCCAAGAATTAAGTCAGCTAAAAAGCGTGTAGAAGTTGCCGAGCGCAACCGCGAGCGTAATCGCTCCTGGAAAGCAGCCGTTAGAACCGCTGCCACTCAAGTAGAAAAGTCAGCCGATGACAAGAAAGCTGGTCAGACAGCTCTCACAAGCGCTTACAGCGTTATTGACCGCGCAGTTAGCAAGGGCATCTTGCATAAGAACACAGCAGCCAGAAAGAAGTCTCAACTGGCTAAAAAAATCGCCCCGTAA